ATGGGGTTGCAGCTACCGGCGAAAGTAAGGCTTGAACAAAACACATAATCTCCTTGCCCCACACCGAGGTAGCGCAAGATAAGGTGAATGGCGGCCGTACCTGAGGTGAGAGCCAAGCCGTGCGCAGCACCCACGTAGCGACAAATCTCTTGCTCAAAAGCGTCGACTTGTGGCCCTAGGGGAGCAATCCAGTTAGAGTCGAATGCCTCTTTGATATACTCCATCTCTAGCCCGCTCATATGAGGAGGGGAGAGGTAGATGCGTTTACTCATAAATGCCCCCTTAAATTAGTGCGCCTTACTGGATTGAAGTCGCTAAGAGCGATAACTTGGAAAGAAGTCGTGATTTATGGGCTGAGAATACTTTTCACGGGCGCATACTAACTCGGCAAACACTTTCTCATCCAATATCCGTTTGCCCACCTTAAAATCGATGCAGCCTTTCGGGGCAAAACTATGTTTGTATTGAAAAATCCCGTCTTCTCCACAATAACCCCCGCCAAGTACATATTGTTCGCGGGCTGTATACTGCCCCCATCGAATAATCTCGTACTTTAATAGATCATTGGGCCGGTATCTATAATAGCTCTCGTCTGTACCCCCCAGAAAGGAGTAGATCGTTTTTTCGGAGAGCAGTACTAGCTCCGTGGAAACAACTTTACCCTCTACTATGGCATAGAAAAACTTCAAGTTGTCTGCCAGAGTGTGCTGCATCTGCGAAAAAAACCTTGCGTCAAAATGGTAGCGTGAGTCTGCGGATCGTCGTGCCATTGTGCTAGTATAAATGCTAATGAAGTGTTCGAGTCTTGAGCCTTCGTCGTATACCACTTCAACTCCGAGCTCCCGTGCACGATTCACGTTCTTCCGTACCTTATGATCAAACTCCATCCAAACATCAATGCCCGTGTCTAATCGCCTGACAACATTTCGCCCTCTGACTTCAATTTCTCCTGGATAGCCAGCATTGTCATGTCCACCCAATGGAAAGCGCACAAATTCGGAGACCACTTTATGGGACATCATCCATTCAGTTAGGCCTTGCCAAAATGCGCTAACGCTCTGGCTAGAAGGCTGTCCCCCTAGCAAAATGGGGCCGCCATATCCGTATGGCGATACTACGTCCCAAGAATGTCCAAGGTGGGCGGGAGTGAACTTCTCTATATGCAAAGGCCTTAATACAAAAGGATATATCACTGAGCCAGAATCAGAAATACAAAGTGCGCACATTACCCTATCACTTGGTCTTGCGAAAAGACTCGCGTAGCCAGGCAGGTGCATCGGTTCATTCGAAAACCTGCTGCGCACAACTTCTTGCCAAATTCTCTCGTCACTACAGGTGTTGTTGTTTAGAATTACTCCCCACGCGTAAGTTTCCATCATACTACTCCTCTAAGGTCCCTCTCTTAACAATCAACATACGCCCTGCAACACAGAACAGCAACAAAGCAGATCCCTACTGGCGTTACATAAACTAAGTCAACTACTCTACACTATTAGCAAATTTGTTGAGACGAGTCGCAATACTACCCTTGCAGACAAGGATGTGCTTTGTCCAGCTCTAGTGTCAGCCACTTACCCAACAACAATTAATCAGCGCATCTATGAGGTCGGGGTAGTAAGATTTATCCTCATCTGGATGAACTGGCAAGTTTAAAATAGAACGCGACAAAGCAAGTGCTTCTGCATGACGAATATTTCGCAAAGGTGGGATGGAAGACTTTGTGCCAAGAAAAAAAGTTATCTCTGACAGATTAACTGCCCGACGATAGAATGAAAGAACCCCATGCGCATTATCGTCAGTACGAACCGCTCGATGCTGCTTTACCAAGTCGAGGACTCAGAGATCTCTCGCATCAGTAAATCCAAAGTAATTAACTAACATAACGGCACGGTGACCTTGATCGCACCCTACAAGGAGTGATTCGAGACTGGAAATGTCCACTTCTAATTCTTCCGTCCTTCGATAAAATCCTGTGCGAAGTGAGGGTTCTTGAGAAACTGGATCCAACATGCCATTCCCTTCGCGCGCGGACCAGCCCATAAGCCAGGGAGATTTAACCATTAATGCCGCGATACTGCACCAAGTAAAAGGGCACATCTACAAGGGCAACTAGTGCTTTGTCGCAATGCACCACTTAAGACTATGCCAACTAGAATTTGGTCTTCCCTTAAGAATCTTAATTATCATTTAGACAAAACCTTGAGCATCTTGTAGCGCTCCACGTAATATCCCCCCTTCTGGTAGCAGCGTACAGCACGATCATTACAAGCGTTTACCATCAACTCAAGCTCACATATGTTACGCAAAACTGCTATATGCTCTATTGCATGCATAAGCTCAGTCGCAACACCCTGCCCCCGAAAATCAGATTTAACGCCTATCATGTTAATGTGGATACGTTTATGATCAAAATTATCAACTTCATACCCCCACAAAATGCCGACAAGTTGACCTCTATCAAAAGCTCCAAACAGTATCGCGGTACCATTCTGCAAGAAAACAATCAACTTATCATAGTAGGCCCCAGCAAAGTCACCTTCAATATCCGAGAAATTTGCGGTTAGTATTTCAGACAAAAGGGCACGTACTTCAAACTCATTCGCCGCTACTTCCTCTTCGTTTATCTGTTTTATGTCCACACATACACCCCTCCCCTAGACTATCGCTCTATGTCTAAGTCCTTGAAGTCTAAATTAGAAGCACACTCCGTGACATCTTTGCGTGAGACTACTCGTGCAACTGTGCTTAGCAATATTTTACAATCCAGCACAAAGGAAAGATTGTCCACATAACGCACATCGAGAACAAAACGCTGTGCCCATGGCAGATTATTCCGTCCGCTAACTTGAGCCAAACCTGTGACGCCTGGCCTAACAGTATGACGGCGCCTTTCGTGTTCGGAAAAATGGGGCAAGTACTTCACGAGCAATGGTCTTGGTCCCACTAACGACATATCGCCCTTCACTACATTCCAGAGTTCCGGTAGCTCATCCAAACTTGTGGAACGTAACAACCGACCGAAAGAGGTAAGTCGCTCTGAATCAGGCAATAGCTGACCACGCGAATCACGAGCAGAGGTCATAGTCCGGAACTTATACATGTTGAATATTTTCTCATTCAGCCCAGGCCGCGGCTGCACAAACAATATGGGACTGCCGAGCTTTAGCCGCACAAGTAGCGCCACAAGCGCCATGAGTGGTGAAAACAATGCGATCGCAGTAATCGCTATCGAAAAATCAAAACACCTCTTCAAATATCGCCTATACATCATGCTTATCTGCCCCTAACATATAGCTCTCATGCTAAACTAACAGCGAACAAGCCGGCAATCCCCTCAATCAATCCCCACAACCGCGCAATGTTCCAGTGGCCCGCCCCCCACACCCGCCGCCACTTCGTCGAGGGCTTTAGGGGTAAGTAAGTGTTCTAGCGCGCAGACATCAAAGCCTTTGCCTGCGGCGCAGAGCTCCCTCAGCTCGCTGAGGCAGGAGGCTAGGGCGATGGCGCAATGGTGGTTTTGCCGTGCCACCATGATCTGCTTATGCTGCGTGGCAGCCACGCCTTCTTCGGCCGTCAGTAGTTCTTCGTACAACTTCTCCCCTGGGCGTAGCCCAGTAATAGCTATCTCTATGTCTTGGCCTAGCTTCAGGCCTGAGAGAGTGACTAAGTCCTTCGCCAAGTCCATAATCTTTACTGGGGCGCCCATGTCGAGCACGAATACTTCGCCGCCTTGGCCCATGGAGCCGGCTTGGATGATGAGGCTGACGGCCTCGGGGATGGTCATAAAGTAGCGGGTCATTTCGGGGTGGGTGACGGTGACGGGGCCGCCGCGGGCGATTTGCTCTTTGAAGCGGGGCACGACACTGCCGCGGCTGCCGAGCACATTGCCAAAGCGCACGGCCATAAACTTGGTGGTGTTTGGTCCGTTCATGCCTTGAATGAGGAGTTCGGCAATACGCTTGGTGGCACCCATGACGGAGGTGGGATTAACGGCCTTGTCGGTGGAGACGAGCACGAAGCGTTCGGCTTGGTGGCGCGAGGCCGCCTCGGCCATGATACGGGTGCCGAAGACATTGTTCTTGATGGCTTCGGTCGGGTTTTGCTCCATAAGGGGCACATGCTTG
The Bacillota bacterium DNA segment above includes these coding regions:
- a CDS encoding GNAT family N-acetyltransferase; translated protein: MDIKQINEEEVAANEFEVRALLSEILTANFSDIEGDFAGAYYDKLIVFLQNGTAILFGAFDRGQLVGILWGYEVDNFDHKRIHINMIGVKSDFRGQGVATELMHAIEHIAVLRNICELELMVNACNDRAVRCYQKGGYYVERYKMLKVLSK
- a CDS encoding sugar transferase; the encoded protein is MYRRYLKRCFDFSIAITAIALFSPLMALVALLVRLKLGSPILFVQPRPGLNEKIFNMYKFRTMTSARDSRGQLLPDSERLTSFGRLLRSTSLDELPELWNVVKGDMSLVGPRPLLVKYLPHFSEHERRRHTVRPGVTGLAQVSGRNNLPWAQRFVLDVRYVDNLSFVLDCKILLSTVARVVSRKDVTECASNLDFKDLDIER
- a CDS encoding GNAT family N-acetyltransferase → MLGGQPSSQSVSAFWQGLTEWMMSHKVVSEFVRFPLGGHDNAGYPGEIEVRGRNVVRRLDTGIDVWMEFDHKVRKNVNRARELGVEVVYDEGSRLEHFISIYTSTMARRSADSRYHFDARFFSQMQHTLADNLKFFYAIVEGKVVSTELVLLSEKTIYSFLGGTDESYYRYRPNDLLKYEIIRWGQYTAREQYVLGGGYCGEDGIFQYKHSFAPKGCIDFKVGKRILDEKVFAELVCAREKYSQPINHDFFPSYRS